One Patescibacteria group bacterium DNA segment encodes these proteins:
- the ychF gene encoding redox-regulated ATPase YchF: MGLSIGIVGLPNVGKSTLFNALMGKAQAAASNFPFCTIEPNVGTVPVPDSRLDVLAKLENSEKSVPTAVEFVDIAGLVKGASEGQGLGNQFLGHVRECDAIIEVVRLFNDTNVIHVSGAVDPKEDISTINTELLIADMQALEKRVGRETKEAKTDIKLQPRVEFLRKIKSHIDAGQPARTFAANDEEKIWLRELCLLTSKPILYVANVDEEQLKQPDLIEKLKQQVEDVFPEIIALNAKAESELSQMCMEDQDLLLKELGMDEPGLNKVIRAGYKLLNLITFFTAGPKEARAWTIRLGAKAPQAAGVIHTDFEKGFIRAETISYADFVQYGGWKGAGEAGKARQEGKEYIVQDGDVMLFRFNV; this comes from the coding sequence ATGGGATTATCAATCGGTATTGTCGGGTTACCCAATGTTGGAAAATCGACGCTGTTTAACGCCTTGATGGGCAAGGCCCAGGCGGCAGCGAGCAATTTTCCGTTTTGTACGATTGAACCTAATGTCGGTACCGTGCCTGTTCCCGATTCCCGACTAGACGTACTGGCCAAATTAGAAAATTCTGAAAAAAGCGTTCCCACGGCCGTAGAATTTGTGGATATTGCCGGATTAGTCAAAGGTGCCAGTGAAGGTCAGGGCCTGGGCAATCAATTTTTGGGCCATGTCCGAGAATGCGACGCCATTATTGAAGTGGTGCGCCTATTTAATGACACCAATGTGATTCATGTCAGCGGTGCCGTAGACCCTAAAGAAGACATCTCGACTATCAATACGGAACTTCTGATCGCGGATATGCAGGCTCTGGAAAAACGCGTTGGGCGAGAAACCAAAGAAGCTAAAACCGATATTAAACTACAGCCCCGAGTAGAATTTTTGCGTAAGATCAAATCACATATCGATGCGGGACAACCGGCGAGAACTTTTGCGGCCAATGATGAAGAAAAAATTTGGCTCCGAGAACTCTGCTTACTCACTAGTAAACCAATTTTATATGTGGCTAATGTGGACGAAGAACAACTAAAACAACCGGACTTAATCGAAAAACTCAAACAGCAGGTTGAGGATGTTTTCCCCGAAATTATTGCCCTTAATGCTAAAGCCGAGTCCGAACTTTCGCAGATGTGCATGGAAGATCAGGATTTATTACTGAAAGAATTGGGTATGGACGAACCCGGATTAAACAAAGTCATTCGCGCTGGCTATAAATTACTTAATTTAATTACCTTTTTTACGGCTGGACCCAAAGAGGCCCGAGCCTGGACGATCCGCTTGGGCGCCAAAGCGCCCCAGGCCGCCGGGGTAATTCATACCGATTTTGAAAAAGGCTTCATCCGGGCCGAAACTATCAGCTACGCTGACTTTGTCCAGTACGGTGGCTGGAAGGGCGCTGGCGAGGCTGGAAAAGCCCGCCAAGAAGGCAAAGAATACATCGTCCAAGATGGCGATGTCATGCTCTTCCGATTCAATGTCTAA
- a CDS encoding DNA-3-methyladenine glycosylase, which produces MHRKILNAKWFARPALQVAPDLVGKVLVRKFPQGIERYRITEVEAYCGVQDLACHAAKGRTRRTEVMFGPAGRIYVYLIYGMYHCLNLVTAGKGEAEAVLIRSVEPLSSTLQKPIGPGRLCRELNIGSEFNCHRLNRISGLWVEDDGYIVKPEQMGQSARRGITYAKDYASKPWRFYLKTSKFVS; this is translated from the coding sequence ATGCACAGGAAAATTCTTAATGCTAAATGGTTTGCTCGCCCCGCTCTGCAAGTCGCCCCGGATTTAGTGGGTAAAGTTTTGGTTAGGAAATTTCCCCAGGGAATAGAGCGCTATCGCATTACCGAAGTAGAAGCTTATTGCGGCGTGCAAGATTTAGCTTGCCATGCGGCTAAAGGGCGGACACGGCGCACAGAAGTAATGTTTGGGCCAGCCGGACGCATTTACGTTTATTTAATTTATGGCATGTACCATTGTCTTAATTTAGTTACAGCGGGAAAAGGAGAAGCCGAAGCGGTACTGATTCGTTCAGTCGAGCCGTTATCCTCTACCTTACAAAAACCTATCGGGCCAGGTCGACTTTGTCGCGAATTAAATATTGGCAGTGAGTTTAATTGTCACAGACTAAATCGAATTAGTGGTTTATGGGTCGAAGATGATGGCTATATAGTGAAACCGGAACAAATGGGACAATCAGCGCGTCGGGGAATAACTTACGCTAAAGACTATGCCAGCAAACCGTGGCGGTTTTATCTGAAAACCTCAAAGTTTGTCTCATGA
- a CDS encoding PIN domain-containing protein — protein MLLGQIFGGVVLVLVAIYLVFVRKSIEMKSADFAIVIVGVILGLSIGTLVSLPLGRLRDPFGQWLPLIINVFSAAVVTTYFYNQRNSIIRFLTHLFSVLATVAKREVVSPTATEDILVDTSVIVDGRILEIVRTGFLIGRLLVPRFVLNELQSIADSPDELRRSRGRRGLDILSELRKEKGIIVAVIDDDFPTELDVDAKIVRLAKKRRARLMTVDYNLNRVAQIQNILVLNVNELNNVLRPVVLPGEELTIKLVQEGKDRNQGVGYLGDGTMVVVENGYRSIGKEVKAMVTRVFQTVAGKMIFATITNGDNPVQPVVVGTNAQENS, from the coding sequence ATGTTGTTAGGACAAATTTTTGGGGGCGTTGTTTTAGTGCTAGTAGCCATTTATCTGGTGTTTGTCCGGAAGTCGATTGAGATGAAATCGGCGGATTTTGCTATCGTGATCGTGGGAGTAATTCTAGGCCTGTCTATTGGCACCTTAGTGTCTTTACCGCTTGGGCGACTCCGGGATCCCTTCGGGCAATGGCTGCCATTAATTATTAATGTGTTTAGTGCAGCGGTAGTCACAACCTATTTTTACAATCAAAGAAACTCGATCATAAGATTCTTAACGCACTTGTTTTCGGTGCTGGCTACGGTGGCCAAGCGGGAAGTGGTTAGTCCGACAGCCACGGAAGATATTTTAGTCGATACTTCAGTGATCGTGGACGGACGTATTTTAGAAATCGTGCGCACCGGATTTTTGATCGGCCGCCTTTTGGTTCCGCGGTTTGTGTTGAACGAACTGCAATCCATTGCCGATTCTCCGGATGAGCTCAGACGCAGCCGGGGCCGCCGGGGTCTAGATATTTTAAGCGAATTGCGCAAAGAGAAAGGTATTATAGTGGCGGTAATAGATGATGATTTTCCTACTGAGCTCGATGTGGACGCTAAAATTGTGCGCTTAGCTAAAAAGCGCCGAGCTCGGTTGATGACGGTGGATTATAATCTTAATCGAGTGGCGCAAATCCAAAACATTTTAGTTTTGAATGTAAATGAACTCAACAATGTACTGCGGCCAGTGGTGTTGCCCGGCGAAGAACTGACGATTAAATTGGTACAGGAAGGGAAAGATCGCAACCAAGGCGTCGGGTATTTAGGCGATGGTACTATGGTAGTAGTGGAGAATGGCTATCGTTCCATTGGCAAAGAAGTTAAGGCGATGGTAACGCGAGTTTTTCAAACCGTGGCTGGTAAAATGATTTTTGCGACCATCACTAATGGCGATAATCCAGTTCAGCCGGTAGTCGTGGGGACAAATGCACAGGAAAATTCTTAA